The Stigmatella ashevillena genomic sequence CACTGGTCCTGGGCATGGGCGGTGTGGTGGCGGTCCTGCTCTCGCAGCTCAACGCCCGCACCTTCACGCTGGACCTGTCCAACGGCCAACTGGTGGTGATGAAGGGCCGGATGCTGCCCGCGGGCGCGATGCCCTACCGGCCCGGCGATACGGGCCTGGCGGATACCTACGCGCCCATTCCCGTGGAAAACCACGACGTTTCCGCGCTGATCACCCAACGCTTCAGCGAGCGCGAGGAGCTGGACCGGGCCCTCTTCCAGCTCCTGGAGGCGCTGGCGCGGCCGCGCATCGCCTCGGACGAGCCAGAGCGCATCGAGCGCGGCGTCTACTACCTGCGACGGGCGGAGCGGCTCACCGGGCTCAGCGCGGAGCAACGCACCACCCTCAAGAGCCTTCAGGCGGAGGTGGCCTACTACCAGGCCCGGCAGAAGATGGAGGACGCGCGCAAGCTCATCTCCGAGGCCCTGGGCCAACTGCGGCTGGCGGCCGAGAGCAACAACCGGCATTCGCGCAGCGCCAACCAGATGCTGACCGTGGTGAGCCCCGCCACGGCCGCGCTGGAGGCCGCCCTCCGGGCCGCGGTGCACTCCCTGAGCGCCCCCAGGGCCACGCCAGAGCCCGTTCCTGCGGTCCCGGACCCTGCCCCCGCCCCCCCCACCCCGGGCCCCGCGGACGAGGCCGCCCTGCCCCCCGGCCAACCCCTGGCCCCGGACGCTGGCAACAGAACTCCCTGAATCGCCTCCCCGCCGCCTTCCCGTCACCCGACTGTTGCCCACCAACAGTCGAGTTGTGATCATAGATTGCAAATGTCGATCCGAGGCGAGCACTAGCTATCGCGTTGACAGGTTGGGGTACCCCCCATACCTTGTGCCCGTCCAAAGGGCCCCCGGGAAACCCGGGGGGACCCTTCCGGACCCCTGACAAACTGTATGACGAGGTGCGTCAAGACACTCCACGGTCTTCGGACGGGAGAGGTGTGTCTTGTCGTCGCCTTCCTTTGGAGCGAGCCGACCGTGACCATCGAAACCCCCATGAAGTCGCCTGCGACCCCCCCCCTGGCCATGCCTCCGATGACCGCCAGCGAGCAGGGGCCGACGATGATGCGGGTGCGCAAGCGCAATGGCTCTTCGGAGCCGGTGGACCTGAACAAGATTGTGCGGGCGGTGGGGCGCTGCTGTGCGGGGCTGACGCGGGTGGATGCGCTCCGGGTGTCCACGAAGACGATCAGCGGCCTGTACGACGGGGCCACCACGCGCGAGCTGGACGGCCTGTCCATCCAGACGGCCGCGGCGCTCATTGTCGAGGAGCCCGAGTACGCGCGCCTGTCGGCCCGGCTGCTGGACACCTTCATCCAGAAGGAGGTCAGCAATCAGGAGATCCACTCCTTCTCGCAGTCGGTGGCCGCGGGGCACAAGCACGGGCTCATCGCGGACCGGCTGTTGCAGTTCGTCCAGGCCAACGCGCGCAAGCTGAACGCGGCCGTGGAGCCGTCGCGCAATGACCTGTTCGAGTACTTCGGCCTGCGGACCGTGTACGACCGCTACCTCTTGAAGAACCCGCAGACGCGCGAGGTCATCGAGACGCCGCAGGACTTCTTCCTGCGCGTGGCGTGCGCGCTGACGGACACGGCCAAGGACGCCATCGAGCTGTACCGGCTTTTCAGCTCACTGGAGTACCTGCCCAGCTCCCCCACCCTGTTCAACGCCGGCACGCGGCACGAGCAACTCTCGAGCTGCTTCCTGCTGGACTCGCCCACGGACGAGTTGGAGTCCATCTACCGGAAGTACACGGACATCGCGATGCTGTCGA encodes the following:
- a CDS encoding IF-2 protein, yielding MNGAPQQGFGYRAKRTFTRVLVTTLVLGMGGVVAVLLSQLNARTFTLDLSNGQLVVMKGRMLPAGAMPYRPGDTGLADTYAPIPVENHDVSALITQRFSEREELDRALFQLLEALARPRIASDEPERIERGVYYLRRAERLTGLSAEQRTTLKSLQAEVAYYQARQKMEDARKLISEALGQLRLAAESNNRHSRSANQMLTVVSPATAALEAALRAAVHSLSAPRATPEPVPAVPDPAPAPPTPGPADEAALPPGQPLAPDAGNRTP